The Armatimonadota bacterium genome contains the following window.
CCTCCACGGTGGGCTTGAAGCCGTGGGGCACGCCGTGGCGGCCCTGGCCGCCGGCGTATTCGGGGCCGTTGTCGGTCTGGAAGCCGACCTCGTCGAGCGCGACGCCGCAGGCGACGAGGTGGGCCATGACGCGCTCGGCGAAGACGCAGGCCAGAGCGGCGCTGCGCTCCT
Protein-coding sequences here:
- a CDS encoding fused response regulator/thioredoxin-disulfide reductase, producing the protein MGHQARLHGGLEAVGHAVAALAAGVFGAVVGLEADLVERDAAGDEVGHDALGEDAGQSGAALL